The Paraburkholderia caffeinilytica genome segment TGCCGATGTACTTATTCTTCCCGGCCTGCTGTGGCATCGCGTTGGGACAATCATGCAAGTGTCCGGACTCGGGCAATACCCCCCGATTGGGGGAGTGCCGTGGATACAAGCGGGGGAGACCGGAATTCCCCCCATCGCCCACGCTTGCATGGCGATTTTCCGCACGTATAGAATGAATCGATCTTCCCGATAAATGCCGATAATTCCCGGTAAGCGGCCCGGATCCGACAATGGGCCGACGACCCAGCGCCTGGCGCTCGGGTACGCACGTCTCGGAAGCTGCGCTCACTTGCGATTTCCGGTCGCGTTTTCAGCACCTATGCACATTGACCGTTCCGAAATGGCATTCATGACCGACACGTCCGAGGAAATGCGGACAAACCAGTGGTTCTGCTCGTTGCCTGCCGTCGAGCAGGAAGCGCTTGTCCAGCGCAGCGAATTGATAACGCTGCAGCCCGGCGAATATCTGTTCCGCCGCGGCGATGCACCGACTGGCTTCTGTGGCCTCAAGAACGGCAGGCTCAAAGCCTTCACGCTGCGCGAAGACGGCAAGGAAGCGATCCTGGCGGTCATCGAGGCCGGCAACTGGTTCGGGCAGACCTCCATGACCATTCGCCAGCCACGCGCACGCGATGTCGTGGCGATCGAGCGATCGACCGTCTTCGTCGTCAGGACACCCGCCTTTGACGAGCTGATGCAGAGTCAGGCGTTCCTTCGGGCCATCGCCGAGTTGCAGTCCATTCACATGAACTGGCTCTATCGCATGGTCGAAGATGCCACCCTCCACTCGACGCGCGCACGCGTCGCGCGGCGCCTGCTGTCACTCGCCTCGGGTGACGTGACAGCGTGGCCGCAGAGTCGCCAGGACGTCAGCATCTCCCAGGACACACTGGCGATGATGCTCGGCATCACACGCCAGACGCTGTCGCTGGAACTCAAGGCATTGGCCGAACAAGGCGCGATCGCGCTCCGGTATGGTCGAATCGAAATATGCTCGAAGGACATCCTCTCGTCCTTTCAGGACTATCCGTGATCGCGCCCGCCGGCCTTCCCTCATGCCGCTCGTCGTGCCGCAGGCAGACTAGAACGTGTGCCGCACGCCGGCCATGATGCCTAGCTGTGTCGTGCCGTATGCCGAACTCAGGGCGTTGACGCCCTGGAACTGGGCGCCGACCATGCCGCCGCGATACAGCGAATAGTCGGCTTCCAGATAGGTGTCCGTGCGCTTCGACCAGTTATAGTCCGCGAGCAGCTGGAATTGCGTCGCGTTTCCGTCGGCCGCGTGCGTCTTCCCGGTCTGGATCGTGCGCCAAACGTTGGCAGAAAGGTGAGTCGCATTCCCTACCAGTTGCGTCACGCCACCGAAAAACATTTGCCGGGAACTGAAGGTATTGAATTTAAGCGCGGACAATTCCGGCGCGCTGAACGGACCGTTAGGGAAATTGCCGACAAATCCCGCGTCCTCCCTGTTCACGGCCCAGCCGGCATTGACTGTCGTATCGCCGAGCGAATAGGACCCGCCAGCAGTCCAGGATTTGAAATGCGCGGACGTGTTCACGGCATCGCGCGAGTCCAGGTACGCGGCAGCCAGACGCAACGGCGCGCCGGGCAAATAGAGAAGCGATGCCCCGATCTGGCTGCCCGAACCAAACGCGCCCGCGTTGCCACCAAACGCATACGACACTTCAGCGGTGAGGGATTGCCATCGCGCCGCGTACTTGACCATGTTGCTGGTCCATACGCCCTGAGCCATCATGACTTCCGGCCGGAACTGATAGAAGGTGGGCAGCCATGGGTTGGTCACGAAGGCGCTCAGAACAGCGTCGGAAAGCGGGTTGATCTGTCGGCCCATGGTCAGCTTTCCGTAACTGCTCGACTGCAGACCGACAAAGGCCGTATTGAAGAACGGATAGGCGGGATCGGTCGCGCCGGTGTTCGGGAAAAAGCGATTCTCAAGCTGGAATACGACCTTCGTTCCGCCACCAATGTCTTCCGCTCCCTTGAATCCCCAAAGACTCTCGTTTGCGCCGTTGGCGAGCTGCACACGGGAATCGCCCTGTGGATTCGCGTGAGTCGTGTAGCGAATTCC includes the following:
- a CDS encoding Crp/Fnr family transcriptional regulator, with amino-acid sequence MTDTSEEMRTNQWFCSLPAVEQEALVQRSELITLQPGEYLFRRGDAPTGFCGLKNGRLKAFTLREDGKEAILAVIEAGNWFGQTSMTIRQPRARDVVAIERSTVFVVRTPAFDELMQSQAFLRAIAELQSIHMNWLYRMVEDATLHSTRARVARRLLSLASGDVTAWPQSRQDVSISQDTLAMMLGITRQTLSLELKALAEQGAIALRYGRIEICSKDILSSFQDYP
- a CDS encoding porin, whose translation is MTKVGRLAGNERHRRKAGLAVAIMCTAALYAASATAQSSVTLFGVVDEGIRYTTHANPQGDSRVQLANGANESLWGFKGAEDIGGGTKVVFQLENRFFPNTGATDPAYPFFNTAFVGLQSSSYGKLTMGRQINPLSDAVLSAFVTNPWLPTFYQFRPEVMMAQGVWTSNMVKYAARWQSLTAEVSYAFGGNAGAFGSGSQIGASLLYLPGAPLRLAAAYLDSRDAVNTSAHFKSWTAGGSYSLGDTTVNAGWAVNREDAGFVGNFPNGPFSAPELSALKFNTFSSRQMFFGGVTQLVGNATHLSANVWRTIQTGKTHAADGNATQFQLLADYNWSKRTDTYLEADYSLYRGGMVGAQFQGVNALSSAYGTTQLGIMAGVRHTF